Proteins encoded together in one Chitinophaga sp. LS1 window:
- a CDS encoding sigma 54-interacting transcriptional regulator yields the protein MDWKQPIIVSHNQLLEQISQREKEKSTLLYLSNRIAAAQKRDELWTLITDQLLSLFGGKYYTLCLINEDGKTHSPFLHTNEGTIKKRVDESPIMHKAHDIEDGIFNIALDADEPIIYDVKKLIRNKNVPPYIIHWHNSGIREMMVTKISNANQPKGLLYLYADEYGAFSPNQFDLLTGIADMLGMGISNILANEKIARQQIEIDQLKGGRHYLNQGNYTAQLIGSSPEIQKIYKLISLVATADSTVIITGETGTGKELVATAIHQASPRAHQEMIRVNCAAIPATLIESELFGHEKGSFTGAMDKRIGKFEQADNSTIFLDEIGELSLELQSKLLRVLQEREIERIGGKGSIRVNVRIIAATNRNLEKEVQAGRFRSDLYYRLNVFPVSLPPLRQRKEDIPMLVTHFIDRYAQETRKKVTNISQKALNSLLNYTWPGNIRELEHLIERAVLLCTGTTISQINLPVNQPAIREDNFEIIPLAAMEREYILKVLKICKGKVSGPNGAAIMLGLPPTTLISKMQKLNIKKELLLVS from the coding sequence ATGGATTGGAAACAACCTATCATCGTCTCGCATAATCAACTGCTGGAGCAAATTTCCCAAAGGGAAAAAGAGAAGTCAACTCTACTTTACCTCAGTAACAGGATTGCTGCTGCTCAAAAACGGGATGAACTGTGGACCTTGATCACTGATCAATTGCTTTCTCTATTTGGCGGAAAATACTATACACTGTGTCTGATCAATGAAGATGGTAAGACACACTCACCTTTCCTACATACAAATGAAGGCACCATTAAAAAAAGAGTGGATGAAAGTCCCATTATGCACAAAGCACACGATATCGAAGATGGCATCTTCAATATCGCACTGGATGCTGATGAACCTATCATATATGATGTCAAAAAACTAATCCGCAATAAGAATGTGCCGCCTTACATCATTCACTGGCACAATTCAGGTATCCGCGAAATGATGGTCACAAAAATAAGTAATGCCAATCAACCGAAAGGCTTGCTGTACCTGTACGCGGACGAATACGGCGCTTTTTCTCCCAACCAGTTTGACCTGCTCACTGGTATTGCAGATATGCTGGGAATGGGGATCAGTAATATCCTGGCGAATGAAAAAATTGCCCGTCAGCAAATAGAAATTGATCAACTAAAAGGCGGCAGACACTACTTAAACCAGGGCAACTACACTGCTCAACTAATCGGTTCTTCACCGGAAATTCAAAAGATATATAAATTGATTTCCCTTGTCGCTACGGCTGACAGTACGGTTATCATTACCGGCGAAACGGGTACAGGAAAGGAACTGGTAGCCACTGCCATTCATCAGGCATCCCCCCGTGCCCATCAGGAAATGATCCGGGTGAACTGCGCCGCTATTCCCGCTACCCTCATCGAAAGTGAACTATTTGGTCATGAAAAAGGGAGCTTTACCGGGGCAATGGATAAGCGGATCGGGAAGTTTGAACAGGCAGATAACAGTACCATCTTTTTAGACGAAATAGGCGAACTTTCGCTGGAACTACAGTCAAAGCTGCTTAGGGTATTACAGGAGAGAGAAATAGAGCGGATTGGGGGCAAAGGCAGCATTCGTGTGAATGTGCGCATCATTGCCGCCACTAACAGAAACCTGGAAAAAGAAGTACAGGCCGGCCGTTTCAGAAGTGATTTATATTACCGGCTGAATGTGTTTCCGGTATCTTTACCGCCTTTGCGGCAGCGGAAGGAAGACATTCCCATGCTGGTAACACACTTCATCGATCGGTACGCACAGGAAACCCGTAAGAAGGTCACTAACATCAGCCAGAAGGCACTCAATAGCCTGCTGAATTATACCTGGCCTGGGAATATCAGGGAACTGGAACACCTCATTGAAAGAGCGGTATTGCTCTGCACCGGCACGACCATCAGCCAGATTAACCTGCCGGTAAATCAACCTGCCATCCGGGAAGATAACTTTGAAATCATTCCGCTGGCAGCCATGGAACGGGAGTACATCCTCAAGGTCTTAAAGATCTGCAAAGGCAAGGTCTCCGGTCCCAATGGTGCTGCGATCATGCTGGGTTTACCCCCCACCACCCTGATATCAAAAATGCAGAAATTAAATATTAAAAAAGAGCTACTACTTGTAAGCTGA
- a CDS encoding SDR family oxidoreductase, producing the protein MIKDKVIAITGASSGIGEATALLLAAQGAKVVLGARRIDRLAEVAAKTGGIYMSMDVRKREDLADFVQFALDHYGKLDVLINNAGIGPISPLDELRVEDWDDMIDVNFRGVLYGIAAALPVFRKQNSGQFINTISTAGLQIVPTMAVYAATKNAVRTVADALRQEAGPTIRVTNVSPGYIKTNFSDSMTNTDIKEATRARAEQIAISPDAIARAIAFAIDQPADVDVNDIVIRPTAQ; encoded by the coding sequence ATGATAAAAGATAAAGTAATCGCCATCACCGGCGCCAGCAGCGGCATAGGCGAAGCCACTGCCCTGCTGCTGGCGGCCCAGGGGGCTAAAGTTGTACTTGGCGCCCGCAGAATTGACAGATTAGCCGAAGTAGCAGCTAAAACTGGGGGTATTTACATGTCAATGGATGTTAGAAAAAGAGAAGATCTGGCTGATTTCGTGCAATTTGCCCTCGATCACTACGGTAAATTAGATGTGCTGATCAATAACGCCGGAATCGGGCCTATTTCGCCCTTAGACGAGCTTCGGGTGGAAGATTGGGATGATATGATCGACGTCAACTTCAGAGGGGTACTTTATGGCATTGCCGCCGCTCTGCCGGTATTTAGAAAACAAAATTCCGGGCAGTTCATCAATACTATCTCTACCGCTGGTTTGCAAATTGTGCCTACCATGGCAGTTTATGCCGCTACTAAAAATGCGGTGCGTACTGTTGCTGATGCCCTCAGGCAGGAAGCCGGCCCTACCATAAGGGTGACCAATGTATCTCCGGGGTATATTAAAACAAACTTTTCAGATTCCATGACCAATACGGACATCAAGGAGGCAACGAGGGCCCGGGCGGAACAGATTGCCATCTCTCCGGACGCTATTGCACGAGCTATCGCGTTTGCTATAGACCAGCCTGCAGATGTGGATGTGAATGATATTGTGATCAGGCCTACTGCCCAGTAA
- a CDS encoding glycoside hydrolase family 2 protein, producing the protein MSYAVHAQQNNWHLIRDRIVTPWAEKVDPNAPLPEYPRPQLVRDNNWKNLNGLWSYAITPAGQDKPAKYEGSILVPFAVESALSGVGRTVGKDSLLWYNTNISIPATMKGKDILLHFGAVDWQTEVFVNGKSAGKHEGGFDPFSINITPFLKSGAKQEITVRVWDPTDDGPQPRGKQVKHPEGIWYTPVTGIWQTVWLEAVPKTYITSTKNTPDIDHHTISVSTNVAGAQAGDQVKVEVLDGGNVIATQEVAPSATAVLTLQHEKLWSATHPFLYDLKVTLIRKSKPVDAVKSYFAMRKISMAPDQNGIQRMMLNNEFVFQYGPLDQGWWPDGLYTAPTHEAMVYDIDQLQKMGFNMIRKHIKLEPATYYAYCDQKGMLLWQDMPSGDLGNGWENRPGILDRGTDKNRTPESEGYYRKEWNAIMDAAYNFPCIVVWTPFNEAWGQFKTVEITAWTMQKDPSRLVNSASGGNFYETGHIIDLHNYPNPAMPRPDVFGKKQILVLGEFGGLGLPLEGHNWQGNKNWGYQSFKNSEEMFKKYKTFTDRLAELIPLGLSAAVYTQTTDVEGEVNGFMTYDRKVDKFPVQQLAEENRKLYQVKVK; encoded by the coding sequence ATGAGTTACGCTGTACACGCACAGCAAAACAACTGGCATTTAATCAGGGACAGGATCGTTACGCCATGGGCGGAAAAAGTAGATCCAAATGCCCCTTTGCCGGAATATCCACGTCCACAGCTGGTGCGCGATAATAACTGGAAAAACCTGAACGGCTTATGGAGCTATGCTATCACACCTGCTGGGCAGGATAAACCCGCAAAATACGAAGGTAGTATCCTCGTTCCATTCGCCGTAGAATCGGCATTGTCCGGTGTAGGCCGCACTGTCGGAAAGGACAGTCTTTTATGGTACAATACAAACATCAGTATACCTGCTACCATGAAAGGTAAAGATATCCTGTTGCATTTCGGCGCGGTTGACTGGCAGACTGAAGTCTTCGTAAACGGCAAAAGCGCCGGCAAACACGAAGGGGGCTTCGATCCGTTCTCTATCAACATCACCCCATTCCTGAAGAGTGGTGCGAAACAGGAGATCACTGTTCGTGTATGGGATCCGACAGATGACGGTCCTCAGCCACGTGGTAAACAGGTAAAGCACCCCGAAGGTATCTGGTATACCCCTGTGACCGGCATCTGGCAGACGGTTTGGCTGGAAGCGGTGCCTAAAACCTATATCACGTCTACAAAGAACACGCCTGATATCGATCATCATACCATCAGCGTAAGCACGAATGTAGCAGGTGCGCAGGCTGGCGACCAGGTAAAAGTAGAAGTACTGGATGGCGGCAATGTGATCGCTACACAGGAAGTAGCGCCATCTGCGACAGCCGTGCTGACTTTGCAGCATGAAAAACTATGGTCTGCCACCCATCCTTTCCTGTATGATCTAAAAGTAACGCTTATACGTAAAAGCAAACCTGTGGATGCGGTGAAGAGTTATTTTGCCATGCGCAAAATATCTATGGCACCGGATCAGAACGGGATTCAGCGTATGATGCTGAACAATGAGTTTGTATTTCAATACGGTCCGCTGGACCAGGGATGGTGGCCTGACGGTTTGTACACCGCGCCTACACACGAAGCGATGGTGTATGATATTGATCAGCTACAAAAGATGGGCTTTAACATGATCAGAAAGCACATCAAACTGGAACCTGCTACTTACTACGCATATTGTGATCAGAAAGGCATGCTGCTCTGGCAGGATATGCCTAGCGGTGACCTGGGTAATGGCTGGGAGAACAGACCGGGTATTTTAGACCGTGGTACAGACAAAAATCGTACGCCTGAATCAGAAGGCTACTATCGCAAAGAATGGAATGCTATTATGGATGCAGCATACAACTTCCCTTGTATTGTAGTCTGGACACCATTCAACGAAGCATGGGGGCAGTTCAAAACGGTAGAGATCACAGCATGGACCATGCAAAAAGATCCATCCAGACTTGTAAATAGTGCAAGTGGTGGTAACTTCTACGAAACGGGGCATATCATTGACCTGCACAACTATCCAAATCCTGCTATGCCAAGACCGGATGTATTTGGTAAAAAACAGATCCTGGTATTAGGTGAGTTTGGTGGATTGGGTTTACCATTGGAAGGCCATAACTGGCAGGGAAATAAGAACTGGGGGTATCAGTCTTTCAAAAACAGCGAAGAGATGTTTAAGAAATATAAAACCTTTACTGATAGATTGGCAGAGCTGATTCCACTGGGTCTGTCCGCTGCGGTGTATACACAAACTACGGATGTAGAGGGTGAAGTAAACGGTTTCATGACGTATGACAGAAAGGTAGATAAATTCCCTGTGCAGCAGCTGGCGGAGGAGAATCGTAAGTTGTACCAGGTAAAGGTAAAATAG
- a CDS encoding VOC family protein, with amino-acid sequence MNNLVTGIHHVTAIAGSSQKNLEFYAGILGLRLVKKTVNFDANSVYHLYYGDEAGAPGSIMTFFPYEGLKHGRQGKGMLNTTAFSVPLASLNYWLERLKRFGIAHKPPVERFEGELAVYLEDTDGLGLELIFNDKDDRKGDAHSIRGFYSVEIWEEGYERTAGLLTTQLDHILIAEKGNRFRFAANDKPGNYVDLVCMPDSLKGLSGSGTVHHIAFTTPDSGAQTSIRQKITGIGMNATPILDRKYFQSIYFREPGGVLFEVATALPGFSVDEAPAHLGEHLMLPEWLEPQRTTLESQLAPISIDLSAYK; translated from the coding sequence ATGAATAATCTTGTAACAGGCATTCACCACGTAACCGCTATCGCCGGCAGTTCGCAGAAGAACCTCGAATTTTATGCAGGTATACTGGGCTTAAGGCTGGTAAAGAAGACCGTGAATTTTGACGCAAACAGTGTATATCACTTATATTATGGAGATGAAGCCGGCGCTCCCGGTAGTATCATGACTTTCTTCCCGTACGAAGGATTGAAGCATGGGCGTCAGGGCAAAGGGATGCTGAATACCACAGCTTTCTCCGTCCCCCTGGCGAGTCTGAATTACTGGCTGGAAAGGCTGAAACGCTTTGGTATAGCACACAAGCCACCGGTAGAACGTTTTGAGGGCGAACTGGCTGTATATCTCGAAGATACAGATGGTTTGGGGCTGGAACTGATCTTTAATGATAAGGATGATAGAAAGGGGGATGCGCATTCCATCCGCGGTTTTTACAGTGTAGAAATATGGGAAGAAGGGTATGAGCGCACGGCAGGTCTTTTGACCACCCAGCTAGATCACATACTGATCGCAGAAAAGGGCAATCGTTTCCGTTTTGCGGCGAATGATAAACCGGGTAATTATGTAGATCTGGTATGCATGCCTGACAGTCTGAAAGGCTTATCCGGCAGTGGTACCGTGCATCACATTGCCTTTACGACACCTGATAGCGGGGCGCAAACCAGTATCCGCCAAAAGATCACGGGTATAGGTATGAATGCTACCCCCATATTGGATCGTAAGTATTTTCAGTCAATATATTTCAGAGAACCGGGTGGGGTATTGTTTGAAGTAGCGACGGCATTGCCTGGCTTTAGTGTAGATGAGGCGCCTGCGCACCTGGGTGAGCACCTGATGTTGCCTGAGTGGCTGGAACCGCAGCGGACTACGCTGGAGTCCCAGTTGGCACCGATCAGTATTGATTTGTCAGCTTACAAGTAG
- a CDS encoding SDR family oxidoreductase produces MNKTILITGASAGIGKAAAQYFAAKSWNVIATMRSPEKETELTTLNNVFVTRLDVQEKESMQPVIAEGIKRFGKIDVLLNNAGYGLFGPFELATDAQIKQQFDVNVFGVMNLTKAILPHFRANKAGTVINVSSIGGRITYPIVSMYHATKFAVEGFSESLAYELAALNIKVKLVEPGAIATGFDTAANFTGNPEITDYDAFVQGFLNLWGSKTMERTTATQVAEVIYEAATDGTSRLRYLAGEDAKAFMQVRMSGEEGYHDYMQEHWVPKNV; encoded by the coding sequence ATGAACAAGACAATATTGATCACCGGGGCATCTGCCGGTATTGGAAAAGCTGCTGCACAATATTTCGCTGCTAAGAGTTGGAATGTCATTGCTACTATGCGTTCGCCAGAAAAGGAAACAGAATTAACGACATTAAATAATGTATTTGTCACCAGGCTGGATGTACAGGAAAAAGAAAGCATGCAGCCCGTGATTGCTGAAGGTATTAAAAGATTTGGAAAGATCGATGTGCTACTTAATAATGCGGGGTATGGTTTATTCGGTCCGTTCGAACTGGCGACAGATGCACAAATCAAACAGCAGTTCGATGTCAATGTGTTTGGTGTCATGAATCTGACCAAGGCGATCCTGCCACACTTCAGGGCGAATAAAGCCGGCACTGTTATTAATGTATCCAGTATAGGCGGTCGTATTACCTATCCGATTGTAAGCATGTATCATGCAACTAAATTCGCCGTAGAGGGTTTCTCTGAGTCACTGGCGTATGAACTGGCTGCACTCAATATCAAAGTAAAACTGGTAGAACCGGGAGCCATCGCTACCGGGTTTGATACAGCGGCTAATTTTACCGGGAATCCGGAAATAACTGATTATGATGCTTTTGTACAGGGTTTCCTGAACCTGTGGGGGAGCAAAACTATGGAGAGAACAACCGCTACACAGGTGGCTGAAGTGATTTATGAGGCTGCTACCGACGGTACTTCCCGTTTAAGGTATCTGGCAGGTGAAGATGCCAAAGCGTTCATGCAGGTGAGGATGTCAGGAGAGGAGGGGTATCATGATTATATGCAGGAACATTGGGTGCCAAAGAATGTGTAA
- a CDS encoding helix-turn-helix transcriptional regulator — protein sequence MESLQFTSISALLRRLDLPAPQHPLIVLVPTGNIKVHPDDVGKRVVTNLYKISFKIDFKGKIPYGHGYYDFEEGGLSFTSPNQMSAPTRDIADYEGYTLFFHPDFLLNYPLAKSIQQYGFFSYAVAEALYLSDKEKKLISVIFDAMLLELENNIDHFSHDVMISQLELLLNYSNRFYNRQFLTRKTLYNDLIYQMNIYISTSFNTSSHLPTVQEVADHLQVSPRYLSDMLKSLTGMSTQQHIHHQLIEKAKEILTSTNATIAEIAYQLGFEHPQSFNKLFRQKTNTSPLAYRKSGY from the coding sequence ATGGAATCACTCCAATTCACCAGTATTTCAGCCTTGCTGCGCCGCCTGGACCTTCCAGCGCCGCAGCATCCCCTGATCGTACTGGTCCCAACAGGCAATATCAAAGTACACCCCGACGATGTTGGCAAAAGGGTGGTCACTAACCTATATAAGATCTCTTTCAAAATTGACTTCAAAGGAAAGATCCCCTATGGCCATGGCTATTACGACTTTGAAGAAGGCGGATTATCATTCACCTCCCCCAATCAAATGTCCGCACCTACCCGCGACATCGCCGATTATGAAGGATACACTCTATTCTTCCACCCTGATTTCTTACTTAACTACCCTTTAGCGAAATCCATACAACAGTATGGCTTCTTTTCTTACGCTGTTGCTGAGGCCCTCTATCTGTCCGACAAAGAAAAGAAACTCATCTCCGTCATCTTCGACGCCATGCTACTGGAATTAGAAAATAATATCGACCATTTCAGTCACGACGTGATGATTTCCCAATTAGAATTATTGTTAAATTATAGTAATCGTTTTTATAACCGACAGTTCCTTACCCGCAAAACCCTCTATAACGACCTCATTTATCAAATGAACATCTATATTTCCACCTCTTTTAATACGTCGTCCCACCTCCCCACCGTGCAGGAAGTTGCAGATCACCTGCAAGTCTCCCCCCGCTACTTAAGTGATATGCTCAAATCCCTAACTGGTATGAGTACTCAACAACACATCCATCACCAGCTCATTGAAAAAGCCAAAGAGATTCTCACCTCCACAAACGCCACTATTGCCGAAATTGCCTATCAATTAGGCTTCGAACATCCGCAATCCTTTAACAAATTATTCAGACAAAAAACAAATACTTCTCCACTGGCCTATCGAAAATCAGGCTATTAA